One genomic window of uncultured delta proteobacterium includes the following:
- a CDS encoding exported hypothetical protein (Evidence 5 : No homology to any previously reported sequences), producing MRQWMGKGAALLLLAAIPVCASGCAWMGKAAGKAQAKVENKIDAMDKSYHDSYERERAKGSSEKQSSEKQDTEIKTEQSGSL from the coding sequence ATGCGGCAATGGATGGGTAAAGGTGCGGCGCTGCTGCTTCTGGCGGCTATTCCGGTATGCGCTTCCGGTTGCGCCTGGATGGGAAAAGCCGCCGGAAAAGCACAGGCCAAGGTGGAGAACAAAATCGACGCCATGGACAAGAGCTACCACGATAGTTACGAGCGGGAACGGGCCAAAGGCTCGTCTGAAAAGCAAAGTTCCGAAAAGCAGGATACGGAAATCAAAACGGAACAGTCCGGGTCGCTATGA
- a CDS encoding Beta-ketoacyl-acyl-carrier-protein synthase I, translated as MKHRVAITGLGIVSSLGNTTGAVATALYRGRSGIVVDPEREARGFLSPLTGRIDNFTPAFPLSRKQRKTMPDFAEWAAEAAFQALAQANLAPEDLRNEASGIIFGCDSSCIAAIEQVEGLAASGMTTSLGSGQVFRSMTSCVSMNLNVILQTRGACWTLSGACASGGHAVGQAADLIRLGRQDRVICGGAQEINWQSMCSFDGLGAFSTRIHAAHEASRPFDASRDGLVPGGGAAAVLLERYDLAKARGAAILGEVAGYGFSSDGENISVPSADGLGRAMRSALRDAGMAAPDISYVCAHATSTPVGDAMEARNLLDLFGDNGVPVSSTKSMTGHELWMSGAAQVVYTCLMAGHGFTAANRNFTEGDDITARLAVIRETLETPPRTALCNAAGFGGTNSCLALAFHGKS; from the coding sequence ATGAAACATCGCGTCGCCATAACGGGACTCGGCATTGTTTCATCGCTCGGGAATACCACGGGCGCCGTCGCTACCGCTCTGTACCGGGGGCGTTCCGGCATCGTCGTCGATCCCGAACGCGAGGCGCGCGGTTTTTTATCCCCGCTGACGGGCCGAATCGACAATTTTACTCCCGCGTTTCCCCTCTCGCGCAAGCAGCGCAAAACCATGCCCGATTTCGCGGAATGGGCGGCGGAAGCCGCCTTCCAGGCGCTGGCCCAGGCGAATCTCGCGCCGGAAGATCTGCGTAATGAAGCATCCGGCATTATTTTCGGCTGTGATTCAAGCTGCATAGCCGCCATTGAGCAGGTGGAGGGTCTTGCCGCGTCCGGCATGACCACAAGCCTCGGCAGCGGGCAGGTTTTCCGCTCCATGACGTCCTGTGTCAGCATGAACCTGAACGTCATCCTGCAAACCAGGGGCGCGTGCTGGACCCTCAGCGGGGCCTGCGCCAGCGGCGGCCATGCCGTGGGCCAGGCCGCGGACCTTATCCGGCTGGGCCGGCAGGACCGCGTCATCTGCGGCGGCGCGCAGGAAATCAATTGGCAGTCCATGTGCAGTTTTGACGGGTTGGGCGCTTTTTCCACCCGCATACACGCGGCCCATGAGGCGAGCAGGCCCTTTGACGCATCCCGTGACGGCCTTGTGCCGGGCGGCGGCGCGGCGGCCGTTCTGCTTGAGCGGTACGACCTGGCGAAAGCCCGGGGCGCGGCCATTCTGGGCGAGGTCGCGGGGTACGGGTTTTCCTCCGACGGCGAGAACATTTCCGTGCCCAGCGCGGACGGCCTTGGCCGGGCCATGCGGAGCGCGCTGCGTGACGCGGGTATGGCCGCGCCCGACATATCCTACGTGTGCGCGCACGCGACGTCCACGCCCGTGGGGGACGCCATGGAAGCGCGCAACCTGCTCGATCTTTTCGGCGATAACGGGGTTCCGGTATCGTCCACCAAGTCCATGACCGGGCACGAGTTGTGGATGTCCGGCGCGGCGCAGGTGGTCTATACCTGCCTGATGGCGGGCCATGGGTTCACCGCAGCCAACCGCAATTTCACCGAAGGCGACGACATCACGGCGCGTCTCGCCGTTATCAGGGAAACGCTGGAAACGCCGCCGCGAACGGCCCTTTGTAACGCCGCCGGGTTCGGGGGCACCAACTCCTGCCTTGCCCTGGCATTTCACGGAAAAAGTTGA
- a CDS encoding putative (3R)-hydroxyacyl-(Acyl carrier protein) dehydratase-related protein (Evidence 3 : Function proposed based on presence of conserved amino acid motif, structural feature or limited homology) yields the protein MTVPAASFPPASFPLDARVLLPHAGPMCCIDTLLASSKTGATAEVTLVPGHSLLRGETLDGAGYVELAAQTAGAMQGYDLYIHNLPPKPGFLVGVQDFHIHEEARAGDTLRITVALTAELAEVSVLSAEVFRDGSLLAEGRLKVFVPE from the coding sequence ATGACGGTTCCTGCCGCCTCTTTTCCGCCCGCGTCTTTTCCGCTGGATGCCCGCGTGCTTTTGCCGCACGCGGGCCCCATGTGCTGCATCGATACGTTGCTGGCCTCCTCCAAAACCGGGGCGACCGCCGAGGTGACGCTCGTCCCCGGCCACAGCCTGCTGCGGGGAGAGACGCTGGACGGGGCGGGCTACGTGGAGCTTGCCGCCCAGACGGCCGGGGCCATGCAGGGATATGATCTGTATATCCACAACCTTCCCCCCAAGCCGGGGTTCCTGGTCGGAGTGCAGGATTTCCACATCCATGAGGAAGCCCGGGCCGGGGACACTCTCCGCATAACCGTCGCGCTGACGGCGGAACTGGCGGAGGTTTCGGTCCTTTCCGCCGAGGTCTTCCGGGACGGGAGCCTGCTGGCCGAGGGCAGACTCAAGGTTTTCGTGCCGGAATGA
- a CDS encoding putative Outer membrane lipoprotein carrier protein LolA (Evidence 3 : Function proposed based on presence of conserved amino acid motif, structural feature or limited homology) — protein MRRVPFFPCGLPALALLAVLCAFPAPSFAADALAGLKERTASVMTLRSAFVQETAIPMFAQPMRSQGRFLFKRPDCLRWEFTSPMREGFALKGDTGVRWEDDGAVRTAFTAKSDPVAGVIARQLMAWITFDLASINREYTIETLGETPLVLRMIPLREDVRAVIASITITFSAEGPASLVAIQEARGGRTTIAFSDTVVNGPVDDGEFDPR, from the coding sequence ATGAGACGGGTTCCCTTTTTCCCATGCGGCCTTCCCGCCCTCGCGCTGCTGGCTGTCCTGTGCGCTTTTCCGGCCCCGTCCTTCGCCGCTGACGCCCTTGCCGGGCTGAAGGAGCGGACCGCCTCCGTCATGACCTTGCGGAGCGCGTTCGTTCAGGAAACGGCCATCCCCATGTTTGCCCAGCCCATGCGCTCCCAGGGGCGGTTTTTGTTCAAGCGTCCGGATTGCCTGCGTTGGGAGTTTACCAGCCCCATGCGGGAAGGGTTTGCGCTCAAAGGGGATACAGGGGTGCGCTGGGAGGACGACGGCGCGGTCCGCACGGCCTTTACGGCCAAAAGCGATCCGGTTGCGGGCGTTATCGCCCGGCAGCTCATGGCCTGGATCACCTTTGACCTTGCGAGCATCAACCGCGAGTATACCATCGAAACACTCGGGGAAACGCCGCTGGTGTTGCGGATGATCCCGCTGCGCGAGGACGTGCGGGCCGTCATTGCAAGCATTACCATCACGTTCAGCGCGGAGGGCCCCGCCTCGCTTGTGGCGATACAGGAAGCGCGTGGCGGCAGGACGACCATCGCGTTCTCGGACACGGTCGTCAACGGCCCCGTGGACGACGGGGAATTTGACCCGCGATGA
- the acpP gene encoding Acyl carrier protein, which translates to MTDEQIIAMADEALAAEFELDPEQMKPEARFREDLDLDSLDAVDMVIVLEKTFSIKIGRDPAIMSIRTIEDMHNYIIAKKREFEKAQ; encoded by the coding sequence ATGACTGACGAACAAATTATCGCGATGGCGGATGAAGCCCTGGCGGCCGAATTCGAGCTTGATCCCGAGCAGATGAAACCGGAGGCCAGGTTCCGGGAAGACCTCGACCTGGACAGCCTTGACGCCGTCGACATGGTGATCGTTCTGGAGAAAACCTTCAGCATCAAGATCGGGCGTGACCCGGCCATCATGAGCATCCGTACCATTGAAGACATGCACAACTACATCATAGCCAAAAAACGCGAGTTCGAAAAAGCGCAATGA
- a CDS encoding Phospholipid/glycerol acyltransferase translates to MNRVWYGIKLIWLNAGFYSGLFVITAVGMLFVSLPVYCWVRYARQKTRGQAVRVLVWLYGRAWSKLLASFVPLRLENCDRKVDTPCIFVPNHQSFFDTYCFGFLPEPDVVFAVRAWPFRMPFYGPYMRWAEYLNTESEAPGELLLQAKAMLKKGASIAVFPEGTRSPGGSLGRFHAGAFRLAMEADVPIVPVCIDGTGAFLRRGGFLLRPASIRIRVLDPLYPRDFAVHGDEAPLVLRRTAKKQLQQALDDVRGETTVAIPAICQKEYI, encoded by the coding sequence ATGAACCGAGTATGGTACGGCATAAAACTGATCTGGCTCAACGCCGGGTTCTACAGCGGCCTGTTCGTCATTACCGCCGTGGGGATGCTTTTCGTCTCTCTTCCCGTGTATTGCTGGGTGCGGTACGCGCGGCAAAAAACGCGCGGGCAGGCCGTGCGGGTCCTGGTCTGGCTGTACGGCCGGGCCTGGTCCAAACTGCTGGCCTCCTTCGTGCCGCTGCGGCTTGAAAACTGCGACCGGAAGGTTGACACCCCCTGCATTTTCGTCCCCAACCACCAGTCATTTTTCGATACCTACTGCTTCGGCTTCCTGCCGGAACCGGACGTCGTCTTCGCCGTGCGGGCCTGGCCGTTCCGCATGCCGTTCTACGGCCCGTACATGCGCTGGGCCGAGTATCTGAACACGGAAAGCGAGGCGCCGGGCGAGTTGCTTCTTCAGGCAAAAGCCATGCTGAAGAAAGGCGCGTCCATCGCGGTGTTCCCGGAGGGGACCCGCAGCCCCGGCGGCTCGCTGGGGCGCTTTCACGCGGGCGCGTTCCGTCTGGCGATGGAAGCGGACGTGCCCATCGTGCCGGTGTGCATCGACGGCACGGGCGCGTTCTTACGCCGGGGCGGCTTTTTGCTGCGGCCGGCGTCAATCCGTATCCGGGTGCTGGACCCCCTGTACCCGCGGGATTTTGCCGTGCACGGCGACGAAGCGCCGCTCGTTCTGCGGCGCACGGCCAAAAAGCAGCTGCAGCAGGCGCTCGACGATGTGCGCGGCGAGACAACCGTGGCCATCCCGGCCATCTGTCAAAAGGAGTATATATGA
- a CDS encoding putative Exporter protein (Evidence 3 : Function proposed based on presence of conserved amino acid motif, structural feature or limited homology), with protein sequence MTLFASLYRVFAKRPAVLVAASLALVLASGFAATRFVVREDVTTLMPARPAVLAEQFAILREAPLLQGLTITLGGPDPARAAAVLADALRGPDIPQVFSGAATGFSPETLTRLCAASPGLMNREQLAALPGLVTEDAMRGALARDARLLMTPKGLALRDMLAMDPLGICGNALRGLAPGGFAGAGAGPRMESGSLKLDSGYLASADGKYAMVLAEPAASVGDSRSSAAVMDKVRKAIRLLPEGTEVLVAGGHRHTEANAAVIQKDMARVLPLSLVFLVVFFLLFVRSWQGMAIFVLPTASLAVAAACTGIFYGSLSGIVLGFGSVVLGITADYAIHVYYAVRTGGDVAESLARVSRPLLLGAATTLAGFAAFFASSIPCILQMTVFAISGVLAAVLLALVVLPQCLRPGAATPPAVTESGAAVCRPSRLLAGAWIAMALILPALLYTVPVNGDVRALSYTPRDIAADEARTGEIWGGLRNNAMFAVSGDTLDEALEKNDRLWRDLSLLPAGSGFGAGAITSLAPFLPSAKTQAERHAVWTAFWRERGPDVLASLARLAPEAGFSDGAFAPFAAWIASEPETITPETLTRLGLPLPLLFIRQTSGQPSGQPSGQTVEKAGGTSYVYSLIPSDAPSRPFLDTLERGGATYVSGQTFRDALAAATRDDMRRFGALALAAILGMAAFVLRSPSRMGVALLPVALGLAAVLGVFRLSGLSLNIFHAMALPLIMALSVDYGVFMLARQEGVLDSDSRKGVLLSGLTTLSGFGSLLLAKHPALFSLGMTVTLGLAASLSAALWLVPRLVSPTQDGVKTGGTGGETHG encoded by the coding sequence ATGACGCTTTTCGCCAGCCTGTACCGGGTTTTCGCGAAACGGCCCGCCGTTCTTGTGGCCGCAAGCCTCGCGCTGGTGCTGGCATCGGGATTCGCGGCCACGCGGTTCGTGGTGCGCGAGGACGTTACCACCCTCATGCCCGCGCGGCCAGCCGTTTTGGCGGAACAGTTCGCCATCCTGCGGGAAGCGCCGCTTTTGCAGGGGCTGACCATCACCCTCGGCGGGCCGGACCCGGCGCGCGCCGCCGCCGTTCTTGCCGATGCCTTGCGCGGCCCGGACATTCCCCAGGTTTTTTCCGGGGCGGCAACCGGTTTTTCCCCGGAAACGTTGACCCGTCTCTGCGCGGCGTCGCCGGGCCTCATGAACCGCGAGCAGTTGGCCGCGCTGCCGGGCCTCGTTACGGAAGACGCCATGCGCGGCGCCCTCGCCAGGGACGCGCGCCTGCTCATGACCCCCAAGGGGCTGGCCCTGCGGGACATGCTGGCGATGGACCCCTTGGGCATCTGCGGCAACGCCTTGCGCGGCCTTGCGCCGGGCGGCTTTGCAGGCGCGGGCGCTGGACCGCGCATGGAATCCGGCTCCCTGAAGCTGGATTCCGGTTACCTGGCGAGCGCGGACGGCAAATACGCCATGGTCCTGGCCGAACCCGCCGCGTCCGTGGGAGATTCACGGTCTTCCGCGGCGGTCATGGACAAGGTCCGGAAAGCGATTCGCCTGCTGCCGGAAGGAACCGAGGTTCTTGTCGCGGGCGGGCACCGGCACACGGAGGCCAACGCGGCCGTCATCCAGAAGGATATGGCCAGGGTTCTGCCGCTCTCCCTGGTTTTTCTGGTCGTTTTTTTTCTGCTGTTCGTGCGTTCCTGGCAGGGCATGGCCATTTTCGTGCTCCCCACCGCCTCGCTGGCCGTTGCCGCCGCCTGTACCGGTATTTTTTACGGCAGCCTTTCCGGTATCGTGCTGGGGTTCGGCAGCGTGGTGCTCGGCATCACGGCGGATTACGCCATCCACGTGTATTACGCCGTCCGGACCGGCGGGGACGTGGCGGAGAGCCTTGCGCGGGTCAGCCGCCCCCTGCTGCTCGGCGCGGCGACCACGCTGGCCGGGTTCGCGGCGTTTTTTGCCTCCAGCATTCCCTGCATCCTGCAAATGACCGTGTTCGCCATCAGCGGCGTGCTGGCGGCGGTGCTCCTGGCGCTTGTCGTGCTGCCCCAGTGCCTGCGGCCCGGCGCGGCAACGCCTCCCGCCGTTACGGAAAGCGGTGCGGCGGTGTGCCGCCCGTCCCGGCTCCTGGCAGGGGCCTGGATCGCCATGGCCTTGATTCTGCCCGCCTTGCTGTATACCGTGCCAGTGAACGGCGACGTGCGGGCGCTGTCCTACACTCCCAGGGATATTGCGGCGGACGAAGCCCGCACCGGGGAGATATGGGGAGGGCTGCGCAACAACGCCATGTTCGCGGTGAGCGGCGACACTCTGGACGAGGCCCTGGAAAAAAACGACCGGCTTTGGCGGGACCTTTCGCTCCTGCCCGCCGGGAGCGGGTTCGGCGCCGGAGCCATAACCTCGCTTGCGCCTTTTTTGCCGTCCGCGAAGACCCAGGCGGAGCGCCATGCGGTCTGGACCGCGTTCTGGCGCGAGCGCGGGCCGGATGTGCTGGCTTCCCTGGCGCGCCTCGCGCCGGAGGCCGGTTTCAGCGACGGGGCCTTTGCGCCGTTCGCCGCCTGGATAGCTTCGGAACCCGAGACGATCACGCCGGAAACCCTGACCCGCCTCGGTCTGCCCCTGCCGCTCCTGTTCATCCGCCAAACGTCCGGCCAACCGTCCGGCCAACCGTCCGGGCAGACGGTCGAAAAAGCGGGCGGAACCAGCTACGTCTACAGCCTCATTCCTTCGGATGCGCCTTCACGGCCATTTCTGGATACGCTCGAGCGGGGCGGGGCGACCTATGTTTCCGGCCAGACGTTCCGGGATGCATTGGCCGCCGCCACGCGGGACGACATGCGCCGTTTCGGCGCGTTGGCGCTCGCGGCCATCCTGGGCATGGCGGCTTTCGTCCTGCGCTCGCCGTCCCGCATGGGCGTGGCGCTCCTTCCCGTGGCCCTGGGCCTTGCGGCGGTTTTGGGCGTGTTTCGGCTGTCCGGCCTCAGCCTCAATATTTTTCACGCCATGGCCTTGCCGCTGATAATGGCGCTCAGCGTGGATTACGGGGTTTTCATGCTGGCGCGGCAGGAAGGCGTGCTGGATAGCGACAGCCGCAAGGGCGTTCTGCTGTCCGGGCTCACGACCTTGTCCGGGTTCGGCTCGCTTTTGCTGGCAAAGCACCCGGCGCTGTTTTCGCTGGGGATGACGGTCACGCTCGGGCTCGCGGCATCCTTGTCGGCGGCCCTCTGGCTGGTGCCGCGGCTGGTATCCCCAACGCAAGACGGCGTGAAGACCGGCGGGACGGGAGGCGAAACCCATGGATAA
- a CDS encoding conserved exported hypothetical protein (Evidence 4 : Homologs of previously reported genes of unknown function), whose protein sequence is MKRSVLFPLVVLMVCLCAVSVGCKKRTAAIEDIYNTNLSTYGKLTANQVHDAIIRGGSNAGWAMKDEKPGLVVATLSQREHGVTVEIPYTAKEYTIHYRSSVNMDDDGTGQIHRNYPNWINRLSRAINAELAQIKK, encoded by the coding sequence ATGAAACGGTCCGTTTTATTTCCGCTTGTCGTGTTGATGGTTTGCCTGTGCGCCGTGAGCGTGGGATGCAAGAAAAGAACCGCGGCCATTGAGGACATTTATAACACCAACCTGAGCACCTACGGCAAGCTGACGGCCAATCAGGTCCACGACGCCATCATCCGCGGCGGCAGCAACGCCGGGTGGGCGATGAAGGACGAAAAACCGGGCCTTGTCGTCGCCACCCTGTCGCAGCGCGAGCACGGCGTGACCGTGGAAATCCCGTATACCGCGAAGGAGTACACGATTCACTACCGCAGCAGCGTCAATATGGACGACGACGGGACCGGCCAGATCCACCGCAACTACCCCAACTGGATCAACCGGTTGTCCCGCGCCATCAACGCGGAACTTGCCCAGATAAAAAAGTAG
- a CDS encoding putative All-trans-retinol 13,14-reductase (Evidence 3 : Function proposed based on presence of conserved amino acid motif, structural feature or limited homology), with protein sequence MSESKTVAVIGGGLAGLTSALILARNGYAVTLVEKSRRLGLTVRGFTRQGVYFDTGLHYTGGLAEKGIVSRYLRYLGVEALELAPFAEECFDAVYFADIDKRVHLPIGFERMTEALRDAFPGEEAAITAYMRAAREAFTNSSLLNFFLDAQSGMQAMQDPRAALSLSAYLDTLTQNPHLRTVLSMHALLYGVSPDEVPFTQHAYVSASYFDSVHNFAGGGAALVEAFERRLAAEGVTVVTGRAVRRIVCGEERRVTGLELEDGEHIMADACICTAHPSSLAAMAGKIFRPAYLERLRGLEDTASAYMFFGIAEGKLDCLRNRNMFLCHGPNLGNAFEGRMAPEDGPFYVASSPQPAHSAKSGIVVVAPGSFDQVAAWADSARGNRPEAYKAFKKATVARVRESLVRLCPELEAVRFVDAATPLTMRDYLDARRGGLYGCKHTVAQFNPLPMTRVPNLWLAGQSVIAPGLMGAMISAFLACGFLLGHSALQEGVACN encoded by the coding sequence ATGTCTGAAAGCAAAACCGTCGCCGTCATCGGCGGGGGCCTCGCGGGCCTTACATCCGCCCTGATCCTCGCCCGGAACGGGTATGCGGTGACACTCGTTGAAAAATCGCGGCGTCTCGGCCTGACCGTGCGCGGGTTCACCCGGCAGGGCGTTTATTTCGACACCGGCCTGCACTATACCGGCGGCCTTGCCGAAAAGGGTATCGTCAGTCGGTACCTGCGGTATCTCGGGGTTGAAGCGCTGGAACTCGCCCCGTTCGCGGAAGAGTGCTTTGACGCCGTCTATTTTGCGGATATTGATAAACGCGTGCACCTGCCCATAGGTTTTGAACGCATGACGGAGGCGCTGCGCGATGCCTTCCCCGGCGAGGAAGCGGCGATTACCGCCTACATGCGGGCCGCCCGCGAGGCGTTCACCAACTCCTCCCTGCTGAACTTTTTTCTGGACGCCCAAAGCGGCATGCAGGCCATGCAGGACCCCCGCGCGGCCCTTTCGCTGAGCGCCTATCTGGACACGCTGACCCAAAACCCCCACCTGCGGACGGTCCTGTCCATGCACGCGCTGCTGTACGGCGTGTCTCCGGACGAGGTTCCCTTTACCCAGCATGCCTATGTTTCGGCTTCGTATTTCGACTCCGTGCACAACTTCGCCGGGGGCGGAGCGGCCCTGGTCGAGGCGTTCGAGCGCAGGCTGGCGGCGGAGGGCGTTACCGTCGTCACCGGCCGCGCCGTGCGGCGCATCGTCTGCGGCGAGGAAAGGCGCGTCACCGGCCTCGAACTGGAGGACGGGGAGCATATCATGGCGGATGCCTGCATCTGCACGGCGCACCCCTCAAGCCTTGCGGCGATGGCCGGGAAGATTTTCCGCCCGGCCTACCTGGAACGGCTGCGAGGCCTGGAAGACACGGCCTCCGCATACATGTTCTTCGGCATCGCGGAGGGAAAGCTGGACTGTTTGCGGAACCGGAACATGTTTCTCTGCCACGGCCCGAACCTGGGCAACGCCTTCGAAGGCCGGATGGCCCCGGAGGACGGCCCGTTTTACGTCGCTTCCTCGCCGCAGCCCGCGCATTCCGCCAAAAGCGGCATCGTGGTGGTGGCGCCGGGCAGTTTTGACCAGGTTGCGGCATGGGCGGACAGTGCCCGCGGCAACCGCCCGGAAGCATATAAAGCGTTCAAGAAGGCGACGGTTGCGCGGGTGCGCGAGTCCCTGGTCCGGCTGTGTCCGGAACTGGAAGCCGTCCGGTTCGTGGACGCGGCGACGCCCCTGACCATGCGGGACTATCTGGACGCGCGGCGCGGCGGCCTTTACGGCTGCAAACACACGGTGGCGCAGTTCAACCCGCTGCCCATGACGCGGGTCCCCAACCTGTGGCTGGCCGGGCAGTCGGTTATCGCTCCGGGCCTGATGGGGGCCATGATTTCCGCTTTCCTGGCCTGCGGATTCCTGCTCGGCCATTCAGCCCTGCAAGAGGGGGTAGCATGCAACTGA
- a CDS encoding Beta-ketoacyl synthase: protein MQLKRVAITGTGAVSPYGKGSDALWAALFAGQSGIRRHDELDKFPELGPRVAGLVRNVDMNEVPRKHRRSMSPMSVYALLAAQEALNEAGFPGDALTGGRTGLVMGSTMGSVHTIEEFFRTYIAQGALDQMKSMLFFRVMGHSVAANVAQALGVTGRVVAPTSACSTSCQAIGLAYEAIALGRQDAVLCGGADEYHPLTTGTFDLMMAASSGYNDTPGNTPRPFDAKRDGIVCSEGAGVLLLESFESAKARGAAILAELAGFSSTSDPSSIANPDPYPLYRCMRDALDSAGVAADSVSYVNAHATGTIQGDIAESKAIAMLLGDKTPVSSLKGHMGHTMAASGALESIACVRMLQNATLLPTRNLDEPDPECAGIHLLRQNESRPVSVIVKNNFALGGINCSLVFRGLDD from the coding sequence ATGCAACTGAAACGGGTGGCCATCACGGGAACGGGCGCGGTTTCCCCCTACGGCAAGGGCAGCGATGCCTTGTGGGCCGCGCTGTTCGCCGGGCAAAGCGGCATCCGCCGCCATGACGAACTGGACAAGTTTCCCGAACTCGGCCCGCGCGTCGCCGGGCTGGTGCGCAACGTGGATATGAACGAGGTGCCGCGCAAGCACCGGCGTTCCATGTCCCCCATGTCGGTATACGCGCTCCTGGCGGCCCAGGAAGCTCTGAATGAGGCGGGCTTCCCCGGGGACGCCCTGACGGGGGGCCGGACCGGGCTGGTTATGGGCTCCACCATGGGGAGCGTGCACACTATCGAGGAATTTTTCCGGACATATATTGCGCAGGGCGCCCTGGACCAGATGAAGTCCATGCTGTTTTTCCGCGTCATGGGGCATTCGGTGGCGGCCAACGTGGCCCAGGCGCTCGGCGTCACGGGCAGGGTCGTCGCGCCCACCTCCGCCTGCTCCACGTCCTGCCAGGCCATCGGGCTTGCCTACGAAGCGATCGCGCTGGGCCGCCAGGACGCGGTGCTCTGCGGCGGGGCCGACGAGTACCACCCCCTGACGACCGGCACCTTCGACCTCATGATGGCCGCGTCTTCCGGATACAATGACACGCCCGGGAACACGCCCCGCCCCTTTGACGCGAAGCGGGACGGCATCGTCTGCTCGGAGGGCGCGGGCGTCCTCCTCCTGGAGTCGTTCGAGTCCGCGAAAGCCAGGGGCGCGGCGATACTGGCGGAACTGGCCGGGTTTTCCTCGACGTCCGACCCTTCAAGTATTGCCAACCCCGACCCTTATCCCTTATACCGGTGCATGCGCGACGCGTTAGATTCCGCTGGGGTTGCAGCGGATTCGGTTTCCTACGTGAACGCGCACGCCACCGGGACGATCCAGGGAGATATCGCCGAAAGCAAGGCCATTGCCATGCTTTTGGGGGACAAAACGCCGGTTTCGAGCCTCAAAGGCCATATGGGGCATACCATGGCGGCCAGCGGGGCGCTGGAAAGCATCGCCTGCGTGCGGATGCTCCAGAACGCGACGCTTCTCCCCACACGCAATCTGGACGAACCGGACCCGGAATGCGCGGGCATACATTTGCTGCGGCAAAACGAATCCCGGCCCGTTTCCGTGATTGTCAAAAACAATTTTGCCCTGGGCGGCATCAACTGCAGCCTGGTTTTTCGAGGCCTTGATGACTGA
- the fabG gene encoding 3-oxoacyl-(acyl-carrier-protein) reductase (Evidence 2a : Function of homologous gene experimentally demonstrated in an other organism; PubMedId : 1682920; Product type e : enzyme): MDDRRTALVTGASKGIGRAVAERLAKDGYAIWLNYRSDTAGALDAKKSIESAGGSCRLLQFDVADGDACKNALTPLLQTRVPDVLVNNAGFARDGIMAMMQEKDWKDVLNVHLDGFFNVTGCLLPHMLRRRSGRIITMASTSGQTGVGGQVSYSTAKSGLIGATRSLAVEVAKRNILVNAVAPGFIETDMVREVPKDKVLPVIPMQRFGEPEEVAGVVAFLCSDDASYITGQVIAVNGGLFTG; this comes from the coding sequence ATGGATGACAGGCGAACCGCCCTGGTGACGGGAGCGAGCAAGGGCATCGGCAGGGCTGTGGCGGAACGGCTCGCGAAAGACGGCTATGCGATCTGGCTCAATTACCGGAGCGATACCGCAGGCGCCCTGGACGCGAAAAAAAGCATCGAATCCGCCGGAGGGTCCTGCAGGTTGCTGCAATTTGATGTGGCCGACGGCGACGCGTGCAAAAACGCGCTCACCCCTCTTTTGCAAACGCGGGTTCCCGACGTGCTGGTCAACAACGCGGGTTTCGCGCGGGACGGGATCATGGCCATGATGCAGGAAAAAGACTGGAAGGACGTTTTGAACGTGCACCTGGACGGCTTTTTCAACGTGACGGGCTGCCTTCTGCCCCATATGCTGCGCAGGCGGAGCGGGCGCATCATCACCATGGCCTCGACTTCGGGGCAGACCGGCGTCGGCGGGCAGGTAAGTTATTCCACGGCGAAATCCGGGCTAATCGGGGCTACCCGCTCGCTGGCGGTGGAGGTCGCGAAGCGCAACATTCTGGTCAACGCCGTGGCGCCGGGGTTTATCGAAACCGATATGGTGCGGGAGGTGCCCAAGGATAAGGTCCTTCCGGTTATCCCCATGCAGCGGTTCGGCGAGCCGGAGGAAGTTGCGGGGGTGGTGGCGTTTTTGTGCTCGGATGACGCCTCGTACATCACGGGGCAGGTTATTGCCGTGAATGGCGGGCTTTTTACCGGCTAG